One Salvia splendens isolate huo1 chromosome 22, SspV2, whole genome shotgun sequence DNA segment encodes these proteins:
- the LOC121787308 gene encoding cyclin-D5-2-like isoform X1, with the protein MDSGSSPPREEDDGFCSISASDRQYIETLLQTEPSVESEADADSVLTDAWWFESERKDIIKWILRKRVEFEYSEHTAYLSALYFDRFLARYEISDVEQRVMLRILSIACLSLAAKTEEIEAMPLGEHVGEKNYLFHLNSIKKVELKVLVALAHGHPFHLLQLFRRRI; encoded by the exons atggaTTCCGGAAGCTCACCCCCACGTGAAGAAGACGACGGCTTCTGCTCTATTTCCGCCTCCGACCGCCAATACATCGAAACGCTACTGCAAACCGAGCCCTCCGTTGAATCCGAAGCCGACGCCGATTCCGTCTTGACGGATGCCTGGTGGTTTGAATCCGAGCGCAAAGACATCATCAAATGGATTCTTCGA AAAAGGGTTGAATTTGAATACTCAGAGCACACCGCGTATCTATCAGCTCTCTACTTCGACCGTTTTCTTGCAAGATATGAGATTTCT GATGTGGAGCAGAGGGTGATGCTCCGGATTCTGTCGATAGCGTGCCTGTCGTTGGCTGCGAAAACAGAGGAGATCGAGGCGATGCCGTTGGGAGAGCACGTCGGGGAGAAGAACTACTTGTTTCACTTGAATTCGATCAAGAAAGTGGAACTGAAAGTGTTGGTAGCGTTGGCACATGGTCACCCCTTTCACCTTCTTCAGCTATTTCGCCGCCGTATTTAG
- the LOC121787174 gene encoding formin-like protein 6: MRDHIWRMFLIVSLVASFRVQVIDGAQSSCPECTCQHNSRRILHQPLFPVDSTPLLPPPPPMPDIPDEGQPFSNEVPAFDQGYQPPPFPDIGTSVASPAAKAPPPPNPIKKLVIITASTLVTVGMMLVLAFFLCKNRREHHNEESQELVGENLQRIDEESRVPPPAFLCLETTEPSTTTSLVNEANIASGSPYHNLNSGKRFNHCRPSPNLQPMPPLTKAPPPPRMSSPPPMSSSDDEGHDTSFDAPREMSPSHESPSSQHYNVSNKTSPVSQARPDNLASKPLPHSKRTPPKSRFSVSSPDTRPAIAPSIKQSLLPSPPQPTTSLGPLQPCKPLPLSPSRTKFSASPPSPVIQQYRSVANHEQKASKITIPHPPPPPPLPTAMTRNHAAAKTYNSSPIFKQTRRSSSKSPSPKASPLSEKTRHIKEVNKGVCSPEKFDAESKESRTKMKQLHWDKVRATTDRDTVWDHLKSTSFQLNEGAMESLFGCNSATPVPRQAPRKFVLPSFEQENRILDSKKSQNIAILLRALNVTRDEVSEALLDGNQEGLGPELFETLVKMAPSKEEEIKLREYNGEISKLGTAERFLKAILDIPFAFKRVEALLFKANFNMEVKYLRKSFQTLEEASEELKNSRLFLKLLEAVLRAGNHMNGGTNRGDAKAFKLDTLLKLVDIKGKDGKTTLLHFVVQEVIRSEGTGTNTRSESQLQKSNLKFNEEDFKKEGLQVVAGLSKELGNVKNAAGMDSDVLGSYVAKLEQGFQTVRQVQQYESNIAQDKFVDSMKVFLEEAADEISRVKAEERKALSLVKEVTQYFHGDDAKREAHPLRIFMIIRNFLSILDNVCKDVGRMQDKATMCSGRSFRISAAAPLPVLSRYNMQNDRSSDDDSM, from the exons ATGAGAGATCATATCTGGAGAATGTTCCTCATCGTATCACTCGTCGCGTCATTCAGGGTCCAAGTAATCGATGGAGCACAATCAAGCTGCCCGGAGTGTACATGCCAGCACAACAGCAGGAGAATTCTGCACCAACCACTGTTTCCGGTGGACTCAACACCGCTgcttcctcctccgcctcccaTGCCAGACATTCCAGATGAAGGCCAGCCGTTCTCAAATGAAGTTCCAGCATTTGATCAGGGCTATCAACCCCCGCCCTTTCCAGACATCGGCACATCAGTGGCCAGTCCAGCCGCCAAGGCTCCTCCACCACCCAACCCAATCAAGAAACTGGTGATCATAACAGCATCAACACTTGTAACGGTGGGAATGATGTTAGTTTTGGCATTCTTTCTCTGTAAGAACCGCCGAGAGCACCACAACGAAGAGTCCCAGGAGCTTGTTGGTGAAAATCTACAGAGGATTGACGAAGAATCAAGAGTGCCACCACCTGCATTCCTCTGCCTTGAGACAACAGAGCCATCCACCACCACCAGTTTGGTAAATGAAGCCAATATTGCCAGTGGCTCACCGTACCACAATCTCAACTCTGGTAAAAGATTCAATCATTGTAGACCCAGTCCCAACCTTCAGCCAATGCCACCATTGACGAAGGCGCCACCGCCTCCAAGAATGAGTTCACCACCACCAATGTCATCATCAGATGATGAGGGCCATGATACCAGTTTTGACGCCCCACGAGAGATGTCTCCAAGTCACGAGTCCCCAAGTTCGCAACACTACAATGTGAGCAACAAAACCAGCCCAGTCAGCCAAGCTAGACCAGATAATCTTGCTTCTAAACCTCTGCCTCATTCCAAGAGGACTCCACCAAAATCTCGATTTTCAGTGTCTTCTCCAGATACAAGGCCAGCGATTGCACCATCTATTAAACAATCATTGCTGCCTTCACCACCACAACCAACAACTTCCTTGGGACCATTGCAGCCATGCAAGCCACTGCCACTTTCTCCTAGCAGGACCAAATTTTCAGCATCACCTCCATCGCCGGTCATACAACAGTATCGATCAGTGGCCAATCATGAGCAGAAGGCatcaaaaattacaattccACACCCACCGCCTCCACCTCCCTTGCCAACAGCAATGACAAGAAATCATGCGGCGGCGAAGACATATAATTCTTCACCTATTTTCAAGCAAACAAGAAGGTCAAGCTCTAAAAGTCCTAGCCCGAAAGCAAGCCCATTGTCAGAGAAGACAAGGCATATCAAAGAAGTTAACAAAGGTGTCTGTTCACCAGAAAAGTTTGATGCTGAGAGCAAGGAATCAAGAACCAAGATGAAGCAATTGCATTGGGACAAAGTACGGGCCACTACAGACAGAGACACTGTTTGGGACCATTTAAAGTCAACTTCATTTCA GTTGAACGAGGGTGCCATGGAGTCGTTATTTGGATGTAATTCTGCGACTCCAGTACCAAGACAAGCACCTAGGAAGTTCGTCCTCCCATCTTTTGAGCAGGAGAACAGAATACTAGATTCCAAGAAGTCCCAGAATATTGCTATTCTTCTCCGCGCTTTGAATGTGACAAGAGATGAAGTCTCTGAAGCACTTTTAGATG GAAATCAAGAAGGACTAGGTCCAGAGCTTTTTGAGACTTTGGTGAAGATGGCACCAAGCAAGGAAGAAGAGATAAAACTTAGAGAATATAATGGTGAGATCTCTAAACTAGGCACAGCGGAGCGATTCCTCAAGGCAATACTTGATATTCCATTTGCCTTCAAAAGAGTGGAGGCACTGCTTTTTAAAGCAAACTTCAATATGGAAGTAAAGTATTTGAGGAAGTCTTTTCAAACCCTAGAG GAAGCCAGTGAAGAGCTGAAGAATAGTCGCCTATTTCTTAAACTGCTTGAAGCTGTTCTAAGGGCAGGAAATCACATGAACGGTGGTACTAACCGTGGTGATGCAAAAGCTTTCAAATTGGACACTTTGCTGAAACTAGTGGACATAAAAGGAAAAGATGGTAAGACAACCTTACTTCACTTCGTTGTCCAAGAGGTTATCAGATCAGAAGGAACGGGCACCAATACAAGAAGTGAAAGTCAGCTGCAAAAAAGCAATCTAAAATTCAATGAAGAAGATTTCAAAAAGGAAGGATTGCAGGTTGTAGCAGGGTTAAGCAAAGAGCTTGGCAATGTAAAAAATGCAGCAGGGATGGACTCTGATGTTCTGGGCAGCTATGTAGCCAAGCTCGAACAGGGATTTCAGACAGTCAGGCAGGTTCAGCAATACGAGAGTAATATTGCGCAAGACAAGTTTGTTGACTCGATGAAAGTGTTTCTGGAAGAAGCTGCTGATGAAATTTCCAGGGTCAAGGCTGAAGAGAGAAAAGCTTTGTCCTTGGTGAAAGAGGTAACACAGTATTTTCATGGAGACGATGCGAAAAGAGAAGCTCATCCTTTGAGGATTTTCATGATCATACGAAATTTTCTCTCGATACTAGATAATGTGTGCAAAGATGTTGGGAGAATGCAAGACAAAGCTACGATGTGTTCAGGAAGATCATTCAGAATATCAGCGGCTGCGCCATTGCCGGTGCTTAGCAGATACAACATGCAGAATGATAGAAGCTCCGACGATGATAGCATGTAA
- the LOC121787308 gene encoding cyclin-D5-2-like isoform X2 has protein sequence MDSGSSPPREEDDGFCSISASDRQYIETLLQTEPSVESEADADSVLTDAWWFESERKDIIKWILRDVEQRVMLRILSIACLSLAAKTEEIEAMPLGEHVGEKNYLFHLNSIKKVELKVLVALAHGHPFHLLQLFRRRI, from the exons atggaTTCCGGAAGCTCACCCCCACGTGAAGAAGACGACGGCTTCTGCTCTATTTCCGCCTCCGACCGCCAATACATCGAAACGCTACTGCAAACCGAGCCCTCCGTTGAATCCGAAGCCGACGCCGATTCCGTCTTGACGGATGCCTGGTGGTTTGAATCCGAGCGCAAAGACATCATCAAATGGATTCTTCGA GATGTGGAGCAGAGGGTGATGCTCCGGATTCTGTCGATAGCGTGCCTGTCGTTGGCTGCGAAAACAGAGGAGATCGAGGCGATGCCGTTGGGAGAGCACGTCGGGGAGAAGAACTACTTGTTTCACTTGAATTCGATCAAGAAAGTGGAACTGAAAGTGTTGGTAGCGTTGGCACATGGTCACCCCTTTCACCTTCTTCAGCTATTTCGCCGCCGTATTTAG
- the LOC121787557 gene encoding casein kinase II subunit alpha-like translates to MAVRPLHFFVSRHHPQISLLHNIHHYHHQPSPPPPPPHQKLTTSVSRRSLLDTMSQKIGKAIRRPGAPSKARVYSDVNVIRPKEYWDYEALTVQWGEQDDYEVVRKVGRGKYSEVFEGIHVTNNEKCVIKILKPVKKKKIKREIKILQNLCGGPNIVKLLDIVRDQQSKTPSLIFEHVNNTDFKVLYPTLSDFDIRYYIYELLKALDYCHSQGIMHRDVKPHNVMIDHEQRKLRLIDWGLAEFYHPGKEYNVRVASRYFKGPELLVDLQDYDYSLDLWSLGCMFAGMIFRKEPFFYGHDNYDQLVKIAKVLGTDELNAYLNKYRLELDQNLAALVGRHSRKPWTKFINGDNQHLAAPDAIDFVDKLLRYDHQERPTAKEAMAHPYFNPIRNSESRRSRGH, encoded by the exons ATGGCCGTAAGGCCCCTCCATTTCTTCGTCTCGCGCCACCACCCTCAAATCTCCCTCCTCCACAATAttcaccactaccaccaccaaccttcgccgccgccgccgccgccgcatcaGAAATTAACCACCTCCGTCAGCCGCCGCTCCCTGCTCGATACCATGTCGCAGAAGATCGGGAAAGCGATTAGGCGGCCTGGAGCCCCTTCGAAGGCGCGGGTATACTCTGACGTCAATGTTATCCGCCCTAAGGAGTATTGGGACTACGAGGCGCTAACTGTTCAATGGGG GGAGCAGGATGATTACGAGGTGGTGAGGAAGGTTGGAAGGGGGAAATATAGCGAGGTTTTTGAGGGTATTCATGTAACCAATAACGAGAAATGCGTCATCAAAATCCTCAAACCtgttaagaagaagaag ATCAAGAGAGAGATTAAGATTTTGCAGAATCTCTGTGGAGGGCCAAATATTGTGAAGTTGCTTGATATTGTAAGAGATCAGCAATCAAAGACCCCCAGTCTTATATTTGAACATGTGAACAATACTGACTTCAAAGTGCTGTATCCCACTCTTTCGGACTTTGATATTAGATATTACATATATGAGCTTTTGAAG GCTTTAGACTATTGCCATTCTCAAGGTATCATGCATCGGGATGTGAAGCCCCACAATGTCATGATAGATCACGAGCAGCGTAAACTCCGCCTTATTGACTGGGGACTTGCTGAGTTCTACCATCCAGGGAAAGAGTATAATGTTCGTGTTGCTTCTAG ATATTTTAAAGGCCCTGAACTTCTGGTTGATTTGCAAGATTATGATTACTCCTTGGACTTATGGAGCTTGGGCTGTATGTTTGCTGGAATG ATATTCCGCAAGGAGCCTTTCTTCTATGGGCATGATAATTATGATCAACTGGTCAAGATTGCAAAG GTATTGGGTACGGATGAATTGAATGCCTATTTGAACAAGTACCGCTTGGAATTAGACCAAAATCTTGCTGCTCTTGTTGGAAG GCATAGTAGAAAGCCATGGACAAAATTCATCAATGGTGATAATCAACATTTGGCTGCTCCTGAT GCAATTGATTTTGTTGACAAATTGTTGCGATATGATCATCAGGAAAGGCCAACTGCAAAGGAAGCAATG GCCCATCCTTATTTTAACCCAATAAGGAACTCAGAAAGCCGCAGAAGTCGCGGCCATTAG